Proteins co-encoded in one Pleurodeles waltl isolate 20211129_DDA chromosome 1_2, aPleWal1.hap1.20221129, whole genome shotgun sequence genomic window:
- the LOC138252556 gene encoding zinc finger protein 135-like isoform X3, whose amino-acid sequence MCSAPCEEVYKEAMDGVLEFISATEMESRSVDQNREHEQRCDKPRQKAALMGENEVLVMERVSNKIPNKMRRGNAAPGINRADQYVGSDNNTLKLNGQKKNTSIETYTCSECGKSFSEKCILIEHTKIHTNGKLYPCNKCGNSFRHSSHLLRHKRVHTGEKPYICTECEKGFRDAIHLKIHHRVHTGEKPYKCDKCGKRFTASSHLRVHQRLHTGEKPYTCTECGKSFNYSSSLVSHLKIHTGEKPYECSECGRRFNRIDNLKKHQHIHTGEKPYPCTECEKRFSRKDILKNHQKMHTIASGEVDKTYAYDEHGKLARDSAHGKIGTQTVKRHTCIECGKCFCSQSSLRNHERTHTGEKPFTCSECNRGFSQLGNLMKHQMIHSGNKPFSCTDCGKSFISSAVLKSHQRLHTGEKPFKCTECGKSFTFVQNLHSHQRIHTGVKPYMCNRCGKCFAGSGSLTKHKRIHTGEKPYICAECGKGFSVPCSLKSHEKVHTGEKSHKCIECGKRFAFLSNMIVHHRIHTGEKPFVCHICGKKYAERRYLTKHLKMHIEEKNGQ is encoded by the coding sequence AAATGGAAAGCAGGAGTGTGGATCAGAACCGAGAACATGAACAACGCTGTGACAAACCCAGGCAAAAGGCAGCTTTAATGGGAGAAAATGAAGTGTTGGTTATGGAGAGAGTTAGCAATAAAATACCAAACAAAATGAGGAGAGGGAATGCAGCCCCTGGAATAAACAGAGCTGATCAGTATGTAGGAAGTGATAACAATACATTGAAGCTGAATGGCCAGAAAAAGAACACAAGTATTGAAACGTATACATGTTCTGAATGTGGGAAAAGCTTCAGTGAAAAGTGTATTCTCATTGAACATACGAAGATTCATACCAATGGGAAACTGTATCCTTGTAACAAATGTGGGAATAGTTTCAGGCATTCATCACACCTACTAAGGCACAAGCGAGTGCACACTGGTGAAAAACCATATATATGCACAGAATGTGAAAAAGGATTCAGAGATGCCATACATTTGAAAATTCACCATCGTgtgcacactggagagaaaccCTATAAATGTGATAAATGTGGAAAGCGTTTTACTGCTTCATCACATCTGAGGGTTCACCAACGCCTTCACACAGGAGAGAAACCCTATACATGCACTGAATGTGGAAAAAGTTTCAACTATTCCTCAAGTCTGGTCTCCCATTTGAAAATTCATACTGGAGAGAAACCTTATGAGTGTAGTGAGTGTGGAAGGCGTTTTAATCGGATAGACAACCTAAAAAAACACCAGCACATCCATACAGGAGAGAAACCGTACCCTTGCACTGAATGCGAAAAGAGGTTCTCTCGAAAAGATATCCTAAAAAATCACCAGAAAATGCACACTATAGCGTCAGGTGAGGTAGATAAAACATATGCATATGATGAACATGGAAAGCTAGCTAGAGACTCTGCTCATGGAAAAATAGGTACTCAAACAGTGAAACGTCATACATGTATTGAATGTGGGAAGTGTTTCTGCTCTCAGTCATCCCTCAGAAATCATGagagaacacacacaggagaaaagccgtTTACATGCAGTGAATGTAATAGGGGTTTCAGCCAGCTAGGGAATCTGATGAAACATCAAATGATACACTCAGGAAACAAACCATTTTCATGCACTGACTGTGGTAAGAGCTTCATTTCTTCAGCAGTTTTGAAATCACACCAGAGATTGCACACAGGAGAGAAGCCCTTCAAATGTACTGAGTGTGGGAAGAGTTTCACATTTGTCCAaaacctacactcacaccagcgAATCCATACAGGTGTGAAACCCTATATGTGCAACAGATGTGGGAAATGTTTCGCTGGCTCCGGAAGTTTGACTAAGCACAAGCGAATTCACACAGGTGAAAAACCATATATTTGTGCTGAATGTGGAAAGGGGTTCAGTGTGCCATGTTCATTGAAATCACATGAAAAGGTCCACACCGGGGAGAAGTCTCATAAATGCATTGAATGTGGGAAGCGATTTGCGTTCTTGTCAAACATGATTGTACACCATCGAATACACACTGGAGAGAaaccctttgtgtgccacatatgtgGGAAGAAATATGCTGAGCGTAGGTACCTGACCAAACACTTGAAAATGCACATAGAAGAAAAGAATGGTCAGTGA
- the LOC138252556 gene encoding zinc finger protein 135-like isoform X4 has product MESRSVDQNREHEQRCDKPRQKAALMGENEVLVMERVSNKIPNKMRRGNAAPGINRADQYVGSDNNTLKLNGQKKNTSIETYTCSECGKSFSEKCILIEHTKIHTNGKLYPCNKCGNSFRHSSHLLRHKRVHTGEKPYICTECEKGFRDAIHLKIHHRVHTGEKPYKCDKCGKRFTASSHLRVHQRLHTGEKPYTCTECGKSFNYSSSLVSHLKIHTGEKPYECSECGRRFNRIDNLKKHQHIHTGEKPYPCTECEKRFSRKDILKNHQKMHTIASGEVDKTYAYDEHGKLARDSAHGKIGTQTVKRHTCIECGKCFCSQSSLRNHERTHTGEKPFTCSECNRGFSQLGNLMKHQMIHSGNKPFSCTDCGKSFISSAVLKSHQRLHTGEKPFKCTECGKSFTFVQNLHSHQRIHTGVKPYMCNRCGKCFAGSGSLTKHKRIHTGEKPYICAECGKGFSVPCSLKSHEKVHTGEKSHKCIECGKRFAFLSNMIVHHRIHTGEKPFVCHICGKKYAERRYLTKHLKMHIEEKNGQ; this is encoded by the coding sequence ATGGAAAGCAGGAGTGTGGATCAGAACCGAGAACATGAACAACGCTGTGACAAACCCAGGCAAAAGGCAGCTTTAATGGGAGAAAATGAAGTGTTGGTTATGGAGAGAGTTAGCAATAAAATACCAAACAAAATGAGGAGAGGGAATGCAGCCCCTGGAATAAACAGAGCTGATCAGTATGTAGGAAGTGATAACAATACATTGAAGCTGAATGGCCAGAAAAAGAACACAAGTATTGAAACGTATACATGTTCTGAATGTGGGAAAAGCTTCAGTGAAAAGTGTATTCTCATTGAACATACGAAGATTCATACCAATGGGAAACTGTATCCTTGTAACAAATGTGGGAATAGTTTCAGGCATTCATCACACCTACTAAGGCACAAGCGAGTGCACACTGGTGAAAAACCATATATATGCACAGAATGTGAAAAAGGATTCAGAGATGCCATACATTTGAAAATTCACCATCGTgtgcacactggagagaaaccCTATAAATGTGATAAATGTGGAAAGCGTTTTACTGCTTCATCACATCTGAGGGTTCACCAACGCCTTCACACAGGAGAGAAACCCTATACATGCACTGAATGTGGAAAAAGTTTCAACTATTCCTCAAGTCTGGTCTCCCATTTGAAAATTCATACTGGAGAGAAACCTTATGAGTGTAGTGAGTGTGGAAGGCGTTTTAATCGGATAGACAACCTAAAAAAACACCAGCACATCCATACAGGAGAGAAACCGTACCCTTGCACTGAATGCGAAAAGAGGTTCTCTCGAAAAGATATCCTAAAAAATCACCAGAAAATGCACACTATAGCGTCAGGTGAGGTAGATAAAACATATGCATATGATGAACATGGAAAGCTAGCTAGAGACTCTGCTCATGGAAAAATAGGTACTCAAACAGTGAAACGTCATACATGTATTGAATGTGGGAAGTGTTTCTGCTCTCAGTCATCCCTCAGAAATCATGagagaacacacacaggagaaaagccgtTTACATGCAGTGAATGTAATAGGGGTTTCAGCCAGCTAGGGAATCTGATGAAACATCAAATGATACACTCAGGAAACAAACCATTTTCATGCACTGACTGTGGTAAGAGCTTCATTTCTTCAGCAGTTTTGAAATCACACCAGAGATTGCACACAGGAGAGAAGCCCTTCAAATGTACTGAGTGTGGGAAGAGTTTCACATTTGTCCAaaacctacactcacaccagcgAATCCATACAGGTGTGAAACCCTATATGTGCAACAGATGTGGGAAATGTTTCGCTGGCTCCGGAAGTTTGACTAAGCACAAGCGAATTCACACAGGTGAAAAACCATATATTTGTGCTGAATGTGGAAAGGGGTTCAGTGTGCCATGTTCATTGAAATCACATGAAAAGGTCCACACCGGGGAGAAGTCTCATAAATGCATTGAATGTGGGAAGCGATTTGCGTTCTTGTCAAACATGATTGTACACCATCGAATACACACTGGAGAGAaaccctttgtgtgccacatatgtgGGAAGAAATATGCTGAGCGTAGGTACCTGACCAAACACTTGAAAATGCACATAGAAGAAAAGAATGGTCAGTGA